The DNA sequence GCTGGAAACCATCCGCCACATGGTGGCTTCGGGCCTCGGCGTGTCGATCCTGCCTCTGTCGGCAGTGCATAGCCACCATTACGCCCCAGGCGTCATCGAGGTCCGCCCGCTGACCGCACCGGCGCCCTTCCGAACCGTGGCCATTGCCTGGCGCGCCAGCTTCCCACGGCCGAAGGCCATCGAGATCCTCGCCGACTCGATCCGCCTGTGCTCGGTCGCCAAAGCCCCAGCGGAACAGCCGGCCTGAGCCATGAGTGAGCTGTCGAAGGTCCCGGTCACGGTACTCAAGGGGGTTGGCGAGGCCATGGCAGAGAAACTCGCCAAGGTCGGCCTGGAAAACCTGCAGGACGTGCTGTTTCACCTGCCCCTGCGTTATCAGGACCGCACCCGCGTGGTCCCGATCGGCCAGCTACGCCCCGGCCAGGACGCGGTGATCGAGGGCGTGGTCAGCGGTGCCGACGTGACCATGGGCAAACGCCGCAGCCTGGTGGTGCGCCTGGGTGATGGCAGCGGCGTGTTGAGCCTGCGCTTCTACCACTTCAGCAATGCGCAGAAGGAAGGCCTCAAGCGCGGCACCCACCTGCGCTGTTATGGCGAAGCGCGCCCCGGCGCCTCGGGCCTGGAAATCTACCACCCGGAATACCGCGCGCTGAACGGCGACGAGCCGCCACCACCGGTGGAGCAGACCCTGACGCCGATCTACCCGTCCACCGAGGGCCTGACCCAGCAGCGCCTGCGCCTGCTGTGCCAGCAAAGCCTGGCCTTGCTCGGCCCGCGCAGCCTGCCAGACTGGCTGCCCGCCGAACTGGCCCGCGACTACCAGCTGGCCCCGCTGGACGATGCCATCCGCTACCTGCACAACCCGCCGGCCGACGCCGACCTCGACGAGCTTGCCGAAGGCCAGCACTGGGCCCAGCACCGCCTGGCCTTCGAAGAGCTGCTGACCCACCAGCTGTCGCAGCAGCGCCTGCGCGAGAGCCTGCGCAGCCTGCGCGCACCGGTACTGCCCAAGGCCCAGCGCCTGCAGGCGCAATACCTGGCCAACCTGGGCTTCCAACCGACCGGCGCGCAGCGGCGGGTGGCCAATGAAATCGCCTATGACCTCAGCCAGCACGAGCCGATGATGCGCCTGGTGCAGGGTGATGTCGGCGCCGGCAAGACCGTGGTCGCCGCCCTGGCCGCCCTGCAGGCGCTGGAAGCCGGTTACCAGGTGGCGCTGATGGCGCCCACCGAGATTCTCGCCGAACAGCATTACATCACCTTCAAGCGCTGGCTCGAGCCGTTGGGCATCGAGGTGGCCTGGCTGGCCGGCAAGCTCAAGGGCAAGGCCCGGGCCAGCGCCCTCGAGCAGATCGCCAACGGTGCACCGATGGTGGTCGGCACCCATGCGCTGTTCCAGGATGAGGTGAAGTTCAAGCACCTGGCCTTGGCGATCATCGACGAGCAGCACCGGTTTGGCGTGCAGCAACGCCTGGCCCTGCGCAAGAAAGGCGTGGCCGGCGAATTGTGCCCGCACCAGTTGATCATGACTGCCACACCTATCCCGCGTACGCTGGCCATGAGCGCCTATGCCGACCTGGACACGTCGGTACTCGATGAACTGCCGCCCGGGCGTACCCCGGTGAATACCGTACTGGTGGCCGACAGCCGCCGCTTCGAAGTGGTCGAGCGGGTACGCGCCGCCTGCGCCGAAGGGCGCCAGGCCTATTGGGTATGCACGCTGATCGAAGAATCCGAAGAGTTGACCTGCCAGGCCGCCGAAAGCACCTACGAGGAGCTGGGCAGCGCCCTGGGCGAGCTGCGCGTGGGGCTGATCCACGGGCGCATGAAGCCGGCGGAAAAGGCTGAGGTCATGGCCGAGTTCAAGGCCGGCAACCTGCAGTTGCTGGTTGCTACCACGGTGATCGAGGTCGGCGTGGACGTGCCCAACGCCAGCCTGATGATCATCGAGAACCCCGAGCGCCTGGGCCTGGCCCAGTTGCACCAGCTGCGCGGCCGAGTTGGCCGGGGCAGCGCCGTCAGCCATTGCGTGCTGCTGTATCACCCGCCCCTGTCGCAGATCGGCCGCGAGCGCCTGGGGATCATGCGGGAAACCAACGACGGCTTCATCATCGCCGAGAAGGACCTGGAGCTACGCGGCCCGGGCGAGATGCTTGGTACCCGCCAGACCGGCCTGCTGCAGTTCAAGGTCGCCGACCTGATGCGCGATGCCGACCTGTTACCGGCAGTGCGTGACGCCGCCCAGGCCCTGCTTGCGCGCTGGCCGGAGCATGTCAGCCCATTGCTCGACCGCTGGCTGCGGCATGGCCAGCAATATGGCCAAGTGTGACGATGGTTCCATAATGGATCCAGATTTGCCGCAAGGCTGGTTATACTTCGCGTTTAAAGGAATCAGTGGATACGGACCATGACTGAAGTCGCCCTGGACACCGCAACCCCACATGCACCCTCCGTCATCAGGCTGCTGCTCGAAAAGCTCGGCGTGGCCTACCGTGAGGTAGTGGAGCATCCGCAACTGCCGGCGGCGTCAAGGGTACAGGCCGTGTTGCTCGATGACGAAATCGGCGCCTTGCTGGTGCTGTTCCCACAGAGTCAACTGCTGGACCTCAATCGCCTGGCCGAACTGACCGGACGCCAGCTTACTGCCGTGTCGATGGCGCGCTTGAAGCAGATGCTCGACAAGCACCAGCTCAAGGCCCTGCCGGGTATCCCGGCGTTGACCAGTTCGCCGTGCCAGTACGAAAAGAGCCTGCTCGACGTCGAACGCGTGTATATCCAGTCCGGCGAGACCGGGCTGTTGCTGGAAATCGAACGCGCGCATTTCAAGCGCATGTTGGCCAAGGCCAGCGCCAGCAGCTTCGGCCTCGAAGTCGAGGCGATTAGTCCCAACCTCGACCGTCCCCATGACGACACCCGGGAAATCAGCCAGGCAGTACAGGCTTTCACCGCCAGACGCATTCAGAAACGCCTGGAAGAAACCATCGAAATCCCGCCTCTGGCCGACACCGCACAAAAGATCATCAAACTGCGGGTAGACCCCAACGCCAGCATCGACGACATCACTGGTGTGGTCGAAACCGACCCGGCGCTGGCGGCGCAGGTGGTGAGCTGGGCGGCATCGCCCTACTACGGCTCGACCCACAAGATTCGCTCGGTGGAAGATGCCATCGTGCGCGTGCTGGGCTTCGACCTGGTGATCAACCTGGCCCTGGGCCTGGCGCTGGGCAAGACCCTGAGCCTGCCGAAAGACCACCCGCAACAGGCCACGCCGTACTGGCAGCAGTCAATCTATACCGCTGCGGTCATCGATGGCCTGACCCGCGCCATGCCACGCGCTCAGCGCCCGGAGGCTGGCCTGACCTACCTGGCCGGGCTGCTGCACAATTTTGGCTACCTGCTGCTGGCGCATGTGTTTCCACCACACTTCTCGCTGATCTGCCGCCACCTGGAGGTCAACCCGCACCTGTGCCACACCTATGTGGAACAGCACCTGCTGGGTATCAGCCGCGAACAGATCGGTGCCTGGCTGATGAAACTGTGGGACATGCCGGAAGAGCTGTCGGCCGCGCTGCGTTTCCAGCACGACCCGGCCTATGACGGCGAATATTCGGCGTTCCCCAACCTGGTATGCCTGACCACCCGCCTGCTGCGCGCACGGGGTATCGGCACGGGGCCGCAGGAGGAGATTCCCGAGGAGCTGCTGGAGCGCCTGGGAATTACCCGCGACAAGGCCGAGGAAGTCGTGAACAAGGTACTCGAGGCCGAGAACCTGCTGCGTGAACTGGCTTCGCAGTTCCACGCACCGCATTAAGGCCATGGGGCCGCTTTGCGGCCCTGTCGCGACACCAGGCCGCTCCTGCAGGGGCCCGTATGTCCTGCGCGTGATGCGGTCGCCTTAGGAGCGGCCTGGTGTCGCGATGGGCTGCGCAGCAGCGCCAATAATCTCGGCACTACTTCTTCGGCTTCAGGTACTTCATCAACCCCTGGAACCACATCACCAACGCCGGATTGCCCTTGATCTGGATGTGCTTGTCCTGAATCCCCTGCATGAACGCCAGCTGCTTGTTGCTCGCCTGCATCGTGGCAAAGCCGTAGGCGGCGTCCTTGAAAGCTATGGCGAAGGCCGGCTGCGGGTGGGCACCGCCCTTGCTGCTGATGCGCTCATTGTTGACGATGAAGTGCCGGGCGACCTTGCCATCCAGTGTCTGCATCTGGAACACCAAGTCCTTGCCCTTGAGCTGCTGCTGGAATGCCGGGTTGTTACGGCTGGCCCGGGCCATCAACCATCCCATGGCCCAGAGAAGAAAGCGAAACTTCATCAACGCGCCTCGAACTAAAAGTGACTAAAGCGCGCAGTCTATCCTTTTCTAGAACGGTTTATACAAGTTCGAAACATTTTGCCTGCAGAAAGCATAACGGGCGCCTTGGCGGCGCCCGTTTGGCTGGCATTGCATCCTCAGGACGCGATCACTTGCCTTTCTTGGCCGGCTTGGCGGGGACGTTGACGCTGTCGCGCAGGTTCTTGCCTGGCTTGAAGGCTACGGTATTGCTGGCCTTGATCTTGACCGGCTCGCCAGTCTGCGGGTTCTTGCCGGTACGCGCGCCACGATGACGTTTTTCGAAGGTGCCGAAACCGACCAGGGTCACGGTGTCCTTGTCCAGGGCACCGGTGATGCTGTCGAGAATCGCGTTCAACACCTGATTGGCCTTGTCCTTCGTCAGATCGGCCTTTTCGGCGATGACGGCGGCGAGTTCTGGTTTGCGCATAGTGAAGCCTCTTTGACGGAATTCTTGTTGTTATGCCGTGCTGCCTCTGGGAGCAGCGCTCAAGGCACCGCAGGCTCTAATCTGCGGCAGACGGGAGTGAGGATGGCACGTGCTCCGGGGCCGCGCCAGTATCTGGGCGGCCATTGTGCAGGCAACAACAGGATAAATCCGACAGAACACCAGCTATTTATGCCATCACGGCTGGCAACTGGCGATTCAGCGCCAGCTTCTCCATCACCGCTGCTCCGGTGAGGGCGTAGCCCAGCAGCTTGCCTTCGGCATCGAGGCAGAGCACCTTGAGGTCGCTGCCCTGCCCCTCGACTTGCCAAGTACCTTCGTGGCCCTGCGGTGGCGGCGAGACCACCAGGGGGCAGGCCGGGGTTTTCACAGTCACCGGCATCGGCCCATAGGCGACCGTCGTCGGGTTACCGGCCAGGGTTTGCGCCAAGGCGCGGGCACAGCTCATCAGCGGCATGACATAAAGCAGATTGATGCCATCCACCTCGGCACAGTCGCCAAGGGCAAAGATATTGGCATGCGAGGTGCGCAACTGGCGGTCCACGCTGATGCCGCGGTTGGTCTGCAGGCCAGCGGCGGCGGCCAGGTCGGTGCGCGGGCGCAGGCCGATGGCCGAGACCACCAGGTCGCAGGCGATCACGCTGCCGTCGGACAAGTGCGCCGCCAGGCCCTGGCCCACCTTTTCAAGACGGGCCAG is a window from the Pseudomonas anuradhapurensis genome containing:
- the recG gene encoding ATP-dependent DNA helicase RecG, with product MSELSKVPVTVLKGVGEAMAEKLAKVGLENLQDVLFHLPLRYQDRTRVVPIGQLRPGQDAVIEGVVSGADVTMGKRRSLVVRLGDGSGVLSLRFYHFSNAQKEGLKRGTHLRCYGEARPGASGLEIYHPEYRALNGDEPPPPVEQTLTPIYPSTEGLTQQRLRLLCQQSLALLGPRSLPDWLPAELARDYQLAPLDDAIRYLHNPPADADLDELAEGQHWAQHRLAFEELLTHQLSQQRLRESLRSLRAPVLPKAQRLQAQYLANLGFQPTGAQRRVANEIAYDLSQHEPMMRLVQGDVGAGKTVVAALAALQALEAGYQVALMAPTEILAEQHYITFKRWLEPLGIEVAWLAGKLKGKARASALEQIANGAPMVVGTHALFQDEVKFKHLALAIIDEQHRFGVQQRLALRKKGVAGELCPHQLIMTATPIPRTLAMSAYADLDTSVLDELPPGRTPVNTVLVADSRRFEVVERVRAACAEGRQAYWVCTLIEESEELTCQAAESTYEELGSALGELRVGLIHGRMKPAEKAEVMAEFKAGNLQLLVATTVIEVGVDVPNASLMIIENPERLGLAQLHQLRGRVGRGSAVSHCVLLYHPPLSQIGRERLGIMRETNDGFIIAEKDLELRGPGEMLGTRQTGLLQFKVADLMRDADLLPAVRDAAQALLARWPEHVSPLLDRWLRHGQQYGQV
- a CDS encoding aminoacyl-tRNA deacylase and HDOD domain-containing protein; this encodes MTEVALDTATPHAPSVIRLLLEKLGVAYREVVEHPQLPAASRVQAVLLDDEIGALLVLFPQSQLLDLNRLAELTGRQLTAVSMARLKQMLDKHQLKALPGIPALTSSPCQYEKSLLDVERVYIQSGETGLLLEIERAHFKRMLAKASASSFGLEVEAISPNLDRPHDDTREISQAVQAFTARRIQKRLEETIEIPPLADTAQKIIKLRVDPNASIDDITGVVETDPALAAQVVSWAASPYYGSTHKIRSVEDAIVRVLGFDLVINLALGLALGKTLSLPKDHPQQATPYWQQSIYTAAVIDGLTRAMPRAQRPEAGLTYLAGLLHNFGYLLLAHVFPPHFSLICRHLEVNPHLCHTYVEQHLLGISREQIGAWLMKLWDMPEELSAALRFQHDPAYDGEYSAFPNLVCLTTRLLRARGIGTGPQEEIPEELLERLGITRDKAEEVVNKVLEAENLLRELASQFHAPH
- a CDS encoding SCP2 sterol-binding domain-containing protein — encoded protein: MKFRFLLWAMGWLMARASRNNPAFQQQLKGKDLVFQMQTLDGKVARHFIVNNERISSKGGAHPQPAFAIAFKDAAYGFATMQASNKQLAFMQGIQDKHIQIKGNPALVMWFQGLMKYLKPKK
- a CDS encoding HU family DNA-binding protein; protein product: MRKPELAAVIAEKADLTKDKANQVLNAILDSITGALDKDTVTLVGFGTFEKRHRGARTGKNPQTGEPVKIKASNTVAFKPGKNLRDSVNVPAKPAKKGK